AATTTCAGTTGTAGGCTCCATATATTGATTTTAGATTTTAGATTTTAGATTTTAGATTTTAGATTTTTATTAGTCAGGAATCTAAAATCTAAAATTGTTGAGTCTGTTTAACGCTGTGGTGCAGGAGTTGGAGCGCTGTTTGTTGCGGGCTTGACAGTTGGTGCAGTTTGTGAGGGTGTTGGTGCGGCGCTGTTCGGCTTGGAAGGTGGAGATTGGATTGAGGTTGGTGCGGAAGTAGGAGCGGGAGCTTGCTTTTCACCCAAGATGCTGGGGTTGCCGGTATCGAAGACGCCTGCAATACAAGCGATCATTATAGTTGCTAAAGTACCGACAAATAAAGCTTTCCAACCCAATTCGGAAATATCTTTGCGGCGGGAGGGAATTAGAGCGATCGTACCGCCGACGAAAATACCCACAGAGGCAAGATGGGCAAATCCAGACAGCGCGTAGCTGACAATTAAAACCGTGCGATCGCTCACCTGTCCTGTTGCGGCTGCTTCTGCTAAAGATTGGTAGGGAGGAATCGCTGTTTCCAAGAGTCTGCGGCCAATAATCACCGCCGCTGTCCAAGATTCGTCAAAAGCTACTCCGGTTAACAGAGTCACGGGATAAAATAAGACACCTTGAATATTTTGTAAGGTAACAACTTTAAAAATGCTACCAACGGGAGCGGGTAAGCTAGCCAGGAAGCCAAAAAATTGATTAATTAAAGAAACAAAACCCAAGATTAAAATCAGTACAGCAGCGATCGCCACTGCCATCTTTACCCCATCCAACGCTCCGACAATGGCTGCATCCAAAGGGCTGACTCGCTCGATCGGTTCTCCTCCCACTGTCTCTTGTTTGATATTGCCTAAATCTTCATCCAGAGCCTCGTCCATTGCTTCGTTGCCGAGTTCCGTACCGCTGAATTTTCTACTGTCTTTGGCAGCTTTTTCTTCTTGGGGAATACCGCCAGCCGTGAGAGGAACTTCTGTTTCCGGAACTAAAATTTTTGACAAAACGAAACAAGCGGGTATAGCCATAATAGAAGCCGATACCAAATGCCCCAAAATGTTAGGAAAAACTGGTTTAAGGAAACTTACATAAATTGCCAGTGTGGATGAAGCTGCTGTACCGAAACAACAAGACAAAATGGCAGCAAGCTCGCTGCGAGTCATTTTGGGTAAATAAGGCTTAACAACAATAGCTGCTTCAATGCCCACAAAAATATTAGCGGCTCCGCTCAATGCTTCGGCTCCGCTCAAGCGCATGGTGGCATAAAATATTTTGGCAAAAACTTCGGTGATGATTTGAATAACACCGATATTGTAGAGCAATGCCATCAGCCCGGAAAAGAAGATCACTGTGGGGAGTGCGCGAAAGGCAAATATATAACCGAGATTTACGGGAGGTGCTACATCGGGTCTGGGGACTATATTAGCGCCAAAGACAAATCTAGCTCCAGCATCTGCCGCAATAAATACACTATCCAATAAGTTACTAAAACCTTGCAAGAGGTCTCTGGTAATCGGAACTAGAAAAACAAAAGCTCCCAGAAGTAGTTGCAAAGCGATGCCGGATATAATCACGCGCCAGGGAATGATGCGACGGTGTTCGGAAAATAACCAGGCGATCGCACACAAGCCAAATATGCCAAAAAAGGAAATTATATTCAAGTAAAAGGGATGGGACATGGGTAGATTCCTTGGTGGAACGATACGAGTTCAAAATTCTGATGAGCTTGAAATGAGAAGTTTACCGATAAATTGGCCGATCGAAGGCAGGGCAGGATACACCCAAGATAATAATCGTATAAGTGAGCTGCTGCTGCACGAGTGGTGATGCAAAATCAAGTAAGAAGTTCCGAATTAGGTAAAGTTTAAGATTCCTTTGCCGTTGGTACTCCCCATCTCAGATATCATATCTGCGCTCATAAAGTTGATAATGGGCTCAAGACCCCAGGAAGTTTGACTCATGGAAGCTTTTGCCCCAATTCCGCCCGACTGGACACAAGCAGCGACTCACGCCCACGAGTTCCGCTGTCCCACTTGCCACTGTACCTGTATGGAAGCTGAGCGAGTCTGGATTAATAGGCGATCGCCAGTCTATACCGAAGATTACCGCAAAAAGTGGCAGGAATTCTACCACTGCCAGTGCGGTTCAGTGTGGTGGGCGTGGAGTACCGAACGTCCCCCTTCTGAGTTTGCCAATCGCGAACCTCAGATGGACAATCCTTTTTGATGAGATGCGCTAGCAGGTAGCCCGCCGTTTTCCTCTCAGGCGAAAGCTTGGGTAGCGGCGGGCTATACAAATTTTTATTCTGTTTTTGGAAGGATGAATAAAGAAGAACTAACTGAAAAACAACTGGCGGTTTTAGAAGAAATTCGCGAAATAGTCACAATTGGCGAACAAAAGCTTCAAGACTTTAGCGCCGAATCAGCAAAAATAGAGTAAAAATGGCGACGGAAAGCAGAAGCTAAACGCGCTGCTGCTGCACAAAAACAAGAAGTTTGAATAGTGTGGGAAAGGCGATCGCTAGTCGAGTTCTGGGCACTAAAATAGCTGTAAATATACTTAAAAATCGTTTGGAGGATTGGCAATGACATCGGAAGTACCCAATGAAAAAAGAAAGGAATTGTTAGAAATCCTTGAAATGGCGAAGATTGCTGAACAAAAAGCTAAAGAAATGAGTGATTTTGCTATGGCGATGCTGGAAAAAGACGAAGCTTGGTATAAAGCGGGGTTATGTCATTTAGACTGCTGAATTGGTATTTCAATGATAAATTTAGTTCCTTGTGTGGGTGCAGAAATACAAGTTAATTTTCCCCGGTGCTTTTCTACTACAATTTGATAGCTAATTGACAAACCAAGCCCAGTTCCAACACCAACAGGTTTGGTAGTAAAAAAGGGGTCGAATATTTTTTTGCGTACCTCTTCTGTCATGCCGCTACCGTTATCTGCGATCGCTATTTTCACCCTTTCTTTTCCGACAATTTGAGTGCGAATCAAAATGGTAGGTTTTACTAAAAGGGATTGGTTATCTTCCTCATTGTTTATACCCAATTTGCTATTTTGCATTTCTAAAGCATTGTTCGTGAAGCGAGATGAGATGGCATCGATCGCATTACTGAGTATATTCATAAATACCTGGTTAAGTTGCCCTGCATAACATTCCACCAAAGGCAACTTGCCATATTTTTTCACAATTTGAACTCCTGGATGTTTTCCTCGTGCTTTCAGTCGGTTTTGCAAAATTAGCAGCGTGCTATCAATTCCTTCGTGCAAATTGACCTCTTTCTTCTGCGCTTCGTCTAGGCGAGAAAAATTTCGCAAGCTAGCAACTACCTGACAGATGCGATTTGTCCCCAAATTCATCGAATTCAGCAATTGCGGCAAATCTTCAGCCACAAAATTTAAATCTTGCGACTCTATTTCCGCTTGAATTTCCGAGACGGGATTGGGATAGTATTGTCGATATAGCTCCAAAAGATGTAATAGATTTTTGGTATATTCGTTGATGTGAATCAAATTCCCATAAATAAAGTTAATCGGATTGTTAATTTCGTGCGCTACTCCAGCTACCAGTTGACCGAGCGAAGACATTTTTTCGGCTTGAACGAGTTGAGATTGTGTTTGTTTTAGTTGGTTCATCGCTTGTTCCAAGTGTTCGGCATTTTTTCTTAACTCGTCCTGCGATCGCTTGAGCGCTTCCTCTACTTGCTTGCGTTCGGTGATATCAAATCGAATTGATAAATACCGGACTGGTTTGCCTGCTTCATTTAAAAACGGCACAATAGTAGTATCTACCCAATAATAAGTTCCATCTTTGGCTTTATTCTTGATTTCACCTTTCCAGACTTTTCCCGCCCTTATAATAGACCACATTCGGCGGAAAACTTCTTTGGGGTGATAACTGGAATTTACAATCCGATGATCCTGTCCGATCAGTTCTTCTGGCAAATATTTGGAAATTTTACAAAATGTGTCATTTACATAGGTAATTTTTCCCTTAGCGTCTGTTATCGCTACGATCGCTGCTCGATCTAAGGCAAATTTTATGTCTGATAATTCTTTTAGTGTTTGCCGAATTAACTCATCACTATATTTGCGTTCCGCTACCGCAACAGCGTAAGCTTGGATGGCATCTTCTTCCTTACTTAACATTGTTCCCTTTAAAAAATCTGTGCTTTTCAATACATTTTCCTCGGCCACTTGCTTGCGCTCCATATTTTTTTCTCCTACCAACCTCATGGTAATTTTTCTTTTAAGATTTAAAACTTTTACCTACTCCAATATAAAAATTTACACGCGCTTACCTTTTGTCTTATCAGCGTGTAAAAGAGAGCCCCCGAATTTTCAAATCATAATCACAATTTACTATTTGCTGTCAATCTCTGTTTATAAATAGAAATATTATGAGCGTTTAAAATAAACTTTCAATGGATTTTTTTAAAAGGTATAAACTTTCATTAAAATAAATTTAAGCCGATTCATTAATTTTACTTCCTTACCCCTAGAAGAAGATTATGTATGCTTTTTTCCCTTCTGCTCTTCTGGGGTAATCATAAACTTGGATTCTGGTATATTAGCACACAAAATTAAAACGTTCGTATGACTAAAATGGGAAAGTGTAAATTTTGCCTTCGATCGAATCGAAATCAGTTAATAATTTTAGCAGCTATTCCCTTTGTAATTTGGCAGCTAAAGCAGCAGGTAGTTTAGCGAGAAATTCTGCCTGCTGTTCAGGCGACATACTGGTTAATCCTGTTTTAAAATCGCTCATATTAACTCCGATATTATATAGATGTTTCTGTGTTTAAAATTCTGGTTGTGTCAAACCCTCCAAACGCAGGAAATGCAGCCTTCCCGATCGCTCTCCCGCGACAATTGTCACGCCATCCGGTGCAACAGCACAAGATTCTAGACCATCTTCTGCGGTGAAACTGGCGATCGCTTCCAGACTTGACAAATTCCACACTTTGAGCGTGGTGTCATCGGCAACAGAAACCATGAAATTGCCATTAGGTGAAATTGCCAGAGCGTTTACTTTTTTAAAATGACCGCTTAAAGGAATTGGTGATTTTCTGGTTTCTAGATTCCAAATTTTGAGATTGACATTATTTTGATTATCTGTTCCGTAAATAATTCGCTTCCCATCAGGCGTAATTGCCACAGCATTAACTTTTCTGGGGTCACCAGTGAAAGTAAATAATTCTTTTCTGGTTGACAAA
The nucleotide sequence above comes from Aerosakkonema funiforme FACHB-1375. Encoded proteins:
- a CDS encoding PAS domain-containing sensor histidine kinase — its product is MERKQVAEENVLKSTDFLKGTMLSKEEDAIQAYAVAVAERKYSDELIRQTLKELSDIKFALDRAAIVAITDAKGKITYVNDTFCKISKYLPEELIGQDHRIVNSSYHPKEVFRRMWSIIRAGKVWKGEIKNKAKDGTYYWVDTTIVPFLNEAGKPVRYLSIRFDITERKQVEEALKRSQDELRKNAEHLEQAMNQLKQTQSQLVQAEKMSSLGQLVAGVAHEINNPINFIYGNLIHINEYTKNLLHLLELYRQYYPNPVSEIQAEIESQDLNFVAEDLPQLLNSMNLGTNRICQVVASLRNFSRLDEAQKKEVNLHEGIDSTLLILQNRLKARGKHPGVQIVKKYGKLPLVECYAGQLNQVFMNILSNAIDAISSRFTNNALEMQNSKLGINNEEDNQSLLVKPTILIRTQIVGKERVKIAIADNGSGMTEEVRKKIFDPFFTTKPVGVGTGLGLSISYQIVVEKHRGKLTCISAPTQGTKFIIEIPIQQSK
- a CDS encoding NupC/NupG family nucleoside CNT transporter, coding for MSHPFYLNIISFFGIFGLCAIAWLFSEHRRIIPWRVIISGIALQLLLGAFVFLVPITRDLLQGFSNLLDSVFIAADAGARFVFGANIVPRPDVAPPVNLGYIFAFRALPTVIFFSGLMALLYNIGVIQIITEVFAKIFYATMRLSGAEALSGAANIFVGIEAAIVVKPYLPKMTRSELAAILSCCFGTAASSTLAIYVSFLKPVFPNILGHLVSASIMAIPACFVLSKILVPETEVPLTAGGIPQEEKAAKDSRKFSGTELGNEAMDEALDEDLGNIKQETVGGEPIERVSPLDAAIVGALDGVKMAVAIAAVLILILGFVSLINQFFGFLASLPAPVGSIFKVVTLQNIQGVLFYPVTLLTGVAFDESWTAAVIIGRRLLETAIPPYQSLAEAAATGQVSDRTVLIVSYALSGFAHLASVGIFVGGTIALIPSRRKDISELGWKALFVGTLATIMIACIAGVFDTGNPSILGEKQAPAPTSAPTSIQSPPSKPNSAAPTPSQTAPTVKPATNSAPTPAPQR